The following proteins come from a genomic window of Streptomyces sp. NBC_01716:
- the sepX gene encoding divisome protein SepX/GlpR has translation MSSSGLIYAVIVGAWAAYLVPMWLRRQDELNEARPTERFSTAIRLLSGRAAMERRYTRELRDRTTGEAGPDDEPDVAAEPTSSVDVRAFSAPPAHTEVRLELPAPAPAPSPPRREAPSGAAAERARRAQRSQVLARRRRTTMVLFLAFTVGAVVAGVQGLAFLWAPGVPAVLLSVYIVHLRAQERRRFVFTMDRRRAEIAAQRLRENRPRRHQAPAPAEPDEEPEPRIAPEPAASVSPQEAGRRALVEQTDHAEWVDQQRDRGPARGDSWEPVPVPLPTYVTAPVAPRATGGVNVSDPETWSAARSSTAEPTPPEPAPADPPPHRRPRDRTPLFDQFDNDDRPRAANE, from the coding sequence GTGAGCAGCAGCGGCCTCATCTACGCAGTCATCGTCGGGGCCTGGGCCGCCTACTTGGTACCGATGTGGCTCCGCAGGCAGGACGAGCTCAACGAAGCCCGTCCGACGGAACGCTTCAGCACCGCCATCCGGCTGCTGTCCGGACGGGCGGCGATGGAGCGCCGGTACACCAGGGAGCTGCGGGACCGCACCACCGGGGAGGCCGGGCCCGACGATGAGCCGGACGTGGCGGCGGAGCCGACGAGCTCTGTCGACGTCCGGGCCTTCTCCGCGCCCCCGGCCCATACGGAAGTCCGCCTGGAACTCCCGGCACCGGCACCGGCACCGTCGCCCCCGCGGCGCGAGGCCCCGTCCGGCGCGGCGGCCGAACGTGCCCGCCGCGCCCAGCGGTCCCAGGTCCTCGCCCGTCGCCGGCGCACCACTATGGTGCTCTTCCTCGCCTTCACGGTGGGCGCGGTCGTCGCGGGCGTCCAGGGGCTCGCCTTCCTGTGGGCACCGGGCGTCCCCGCCGTACTCCTCAGCGTCTACATCGTGCATCTGCGCGCCCAGGAGCGGCGCCGCTTCGTCTTCACCATGGACCGCCGCAGGGCCGAGATCGCCGCGCAGCGTCTGCGCGAGAACCGCCCCCGCCGCCACCAGGCCCCGGCCCCGGCCGAGCCGGACGAGGAGCCCGAACCCCGCATCGCCCCGGAACCGGCCGCCTCGGTCTCCCCCCAGGAGGCCGGCCGCCGCGCGCTGGTCGAGCAGACGGACCACGCGGAGTGGGTCGACCAGCAGCGCGACCGCGGCCCGGCCCGCGGCGACAGCTGGGAACCGGTCCCGGTCCCGCTCCCCACGTACGTGACGGCCCCGGTCGCCCCGCGCGCCACGGGCGGCGTCAACGTCAGCGACCCGGAAACCTGGAGCGCGGCCCGCTCCTCCACGGCCGAACCGACCCCACCGGAACCCGCCCCCGCCGACCCCCCGCCCCATCGCCGCCCCCGCGACCGCACCCCCCTCTTCGACCAGTTCGACAACGACGACCGCCCCCGCGCGGCCAATGAGTGA
- a CDS encoding NAD(P)/FAD-dependent oxidoreductase, with protein MLSPSESRDLVVVGAGIVGASVAYHAARAGADVTLVDAGRPGAGVTADSFAWIGASGVRKGPAAGLRATATAEYHRLGAELPGLPVTWSGSLSWTREGSAPDAGPGQTIVDAATVATLEPTLRQPPEWAVWVPDDGAVDSVGVTERLVAGARAHGARVCPDTPVTAVRRDPAGRIAGVETAAGPLSGATVVLAAGVATAALSAPLGVRVPVEPSPSPLFRLRAPAGLVRTVVNTEDFDLRQVAADRLIAAADSPERTLAAVRSTFDGAGSVELLSTRIGVRPMPVDGEPIIGPVAEVPGLYVAVMHSAVTLAAAVGRLVARELVDGTVESALSGCRPDRF; from the coding sequence ATGTTGAGCCCATCGGAGAGCAGGGACTTGGTCGTCGTCGGCGCCGGCATTGTCGGCGCATCGGTGGCCTATCACGCCGCTCGGGCGGGCGCCGACGTGACGTTGGTCGACGCCGGGCGGCCAGGCGCCGGCGTGACGGCGGACTCGTTCGCCTGGATCGGCGCGTCTGGCGTGCGTAAAGGTCCGGCCGCCGGGCTGCGGGCCACCGCGACAGCGGAGTACCACCGGCTCGGAGCCGAGTTGCCGGGGCTCCCGGTGACCTGGTCCGGCTCGCTGAGCTGGACCAGGGAGGGCAGTGCGCCGGACGCCGGACCCGGGCAGACGATCGTGGACGCGGCCACCGTGGCGACACTTGAGCCCACTCTTCGGCAGCCTCCGGAGTGGGCTGTCTGGGTGCCGGATGACGGCGCTGTTGACTCGGTGGGCGTGACCGAGCGGCTGGTCGCGGGCGCTCGCGCCCATGGAGCCCGGGTATGTCCGGACACGCCGGTTACCGCGGTCCGCCGGGATCCAGCGGGCCGGATCGCCGGGGTTGAGACAGCAGCAGGACCCCTCTCCGGCGCGACGGTGGTGCTGGCGGCCGGAGTTGCCACGGCCGCGCTGAGCGCGCCGCTCGGCGTGCGCGTTCCGGTCGAACCGTCGCCCTCGCCGCTGTTCCGGCTCCGCGCCCCGGCCGGTCTGGTCCGCACCGTGGTCAACACAGAGGACTTCGATCTTCGGCAGGTCGCCGCGGACCGGCTGATTGCCGCCGCGGACTCGCCAGAACGGACCCTTGCCGCCGTCCGGTCCACTTTCGATGGCGCCGGGAGCGTCGAGCTGCTCAGCACCCGAATCGGAGTGCGTCCAATGCCGGTCGACGGTGAGCCGATCATCGGCCCGGTCGCCGAGGTCCCCGGCCTCTACGTGGCAGTGATGCACTCGGCGGTCACGCTCGCCGCGGCCGTGGGCCGCCTGGTCGCACGGGAGTTGGTCGACGGAACCGTTGAGTCGGCTCTGTCAGGTTGCCGCCCAGATCGCTTCTAG
- a CDS encoding winged helix DNA-binding domain-containing protein, with product MRRIDVTERRARLGVRHRLAVAARADGPVEVARDLVALHSTDPSSVYVAIWARTNGGSVREVERVLYEDRTLIRLLGMRRTVFVTPLDVAPVLQAACSDAVAARERRKLLGFLAASKVADDEAGVQAWLAETEDIAVRALAARGESTAAELAGDDARLRTEVVLSPGKAYEGTQKVASRLLLLLAAEGRVVRGRPRGSWTSHQYRWAPLTDWFPGGLAHGDTHRAEEELARLWLRAFGPATADDLRWWAGWTKTQVKRVLTEVRPVEVDLGGGATGLLLPDDLEETVPPEPWAALLPALDSTPMGWHERGWFLGEHGPRLFDRVGNIGPSLWWDGRVVGGWAQDRNGEIVCRFLEDVGADAEAAVRREAERLAVPLGEVRLSARTRGRTWLEDELAG from the coding sequence GTGCGGCGGATCGATGTGACGGAGCGGCGGGCCCGGCTCGGCGTACGGCACCGGCTGGCGGTTGCCGCCCGCGCGGACGGGCCCGTCGAGGTGGCGCGTGACCTCGTCGCCCTGCACAGCACCGACCCGTCCTCCGTGTACGTCGCCATCTGGGCGCGGACGAACGGCGGTTCGGTACGGGAGGTGGAGCGCGTCCTGTACGAGGACCGCACCCTCATCCGGCTGCTGGGCATGCGCCGTACCGTCTTCGTCACCCCCCTCGACGTGGCCCCCGTGCTCCAGGCCGCCTGCTCGGACGCCGTGGCCGCGCGCGAGCGCCGCAAGCTGCTCGGGTTCCTGGCCGCGTCGAAGGTCGCGGACGACGAGGCGGGCGTACAGGCGTGGCTGGCCGAGACCGAGGACATCGCCGTACGCGCGCTCGCCGCCCGCGGTGAGTCGACGGCCGCCGAACTCGCGGGCGACGACGCCCGCCTCCGTACGGAGGTCGTGCTCTCGCCCGGCAAGGCCTACGAGGGCACCCAGAAGGTCGCGAGCAGACTGCTGCTCCTGCTCGCCGCCGAGGGCCGGGTGGTACGCGGCCGGCCACGTGGCTCGTGGACCTCGCACCAGTACCGCTGGGCGCCGCTGACCGACTGGTTCCCCGGCGGCCTCGCGCACGGCGACACCCACCGCGCGGAGGAGGAGCTGGCCCGGCTCTGGCTGCGGGCGTTCGGCCCGGCCACGGCCGACGATCTGCGCTGGTGGGCGGGGTGGACGAAGACACAGGTCAAACGGGTGCTGACGGAAGTGAGGCCGGTCGAGGTCGATCTCGGCGGCGGGGCGACCGGGCTGCTCCTGCCCGACGACCTGGAAGAGACCGTGCCGCCGGAGCCGTGGGCCGCGCTGCTGCCGGCCCTCGACTCCACGCCGATGGGGTGGCACGAGCGCGGCTGGTTCCTCGGCGAGCACGGGCCGCGCCTCTTCGACAGGGTTGGGAACATCGGCCCTTCGCTGTGGTGGGACGGCCGCGTCGTCGGCGGCTGGGCGCAGGACAGGAACGGTGAGATCGTGTGCCGCTTCCTGGAGGATGTCGGCGCCGACGCGGAGGCGGCGGTACGGCGCGAGGCCGAGCGCCTCGCCGTGCCTCTGGGCGAGGTCAGGCTCAGCGCCCGCACGCGCGGGCGCACCTGGCTGGAGGACGAACTGGCGGGCTGA
- a CDS encoding cytochrome P450 — MTPNLADPSFWQLPHSERLEGFARLRAAGPPRYFVERPGGRLRPERGFYALVRHADVVEASRNAEVFGSAPGVTTPEPARWVRAVFGESLVNLDEPQHTQLRRIVSRAFTPRILAATEEDVRSVAKRIVDDLLRERPKDFVTAVASRMPFEIICNLMGIPEKERPSILAQVNRASVETGVARTVRQRIRVPGKGLRALAAMQGMVADLGRQRRKNPTGDLISALVNADIDGQSLNGRQLGSFFSLLMVAGVETTRNAIAHGLSLLTDHPDQRALLLSDFDRYEDGAVEEIVRHSTPIIQFRRRLIQDHRMNGHDFRRGDRVVLFYASANRDESVFTDPDRFDITRSPNPHVGYGGGGPHYCLGTFLAKQEIKALFRELLTRSPELRSVGAPVLVPSNFDNRVRSMPCAFAGER; from the coding sequence ATGACGCCGAATCTCGCCGATCCCTCGTTCTGGCAACTGCCGCATTCCGAAAGGCTGGAGGGCTTCGCCCGGCTCCGCGCCGCCGGACCGCCGCGGTACTTCGTTGAGCGGCCGGGAGGCCGGCTACGGCCGGAGCGGGGTTTCTACGCGCTGGTCAGGCACGCGGACGTGGTGGAGGCCAGCCGGAACGCGGAGGTGTTCGGCAGCGCGCCCGGCGTCACCACTCCCGAGCCGGCCCGCTGGGTGCGGGCGGTGTTCGGGGAGTCACTGGTCAATCTCGACGAACCGCAGCACACCCAGCTGCGGCGGATCGTCTCCCGCGCTTTCACCCCCCGCATTCTCGCCGCGACGGAGGAGGATGTCCGCTCGGTGGCGAAGCGCATTGTGGACGACCTGCTCCGGGAACGGCCGAAGGATTTCGTCACTGCGGTCGCGTCACGTATGCCGTTCGAAATCATCTGCAATCTGATGGGAATTCCCGAGAAGGAGCGTCCATCGATCCTCGCCCAGGTGAATCGGGCGTCCGTGGAAACGGGTGTCGCGCGGACGGTACGGCAGCGAATTCGCGTACCGGGAAAGGGACTTCGCGCACTGGCCGCCATGCAGGGAATGGTCGCGGACCTCGGGCGGCAGCGGCGTAAGAATCCGACCGGGGATCTCATCTCCGCGCTCGTGAACGCGGATATCGACGGCCAGTCGCTGAACGGCCGCCAACTGGGCTCGTTCTTCTCGCTGTTGATGGTCGCCGGGGTCGAGACCACACGTAACGCGATCGCGCACGGCCTGTCCCTGCTGACCGATCACCCCGACCAACGGGCCCTGCTGCTCAGTGACTTCGACCGGTACGAGGACGGCGCCGTCGAGGAGATCGTGCGGCACTCGACGCCGATCATCCAGTTCCGGCGCAGACTGATCCAGGACCACCGGATGAACGGTCACGACTTCCGGCGGGGCGACCGGGTGGTGCTGTTCTACGCCTCCGCCAACCGCGACGAGTCGGTCTTCACCGACCCGGACCGCTTCGACATCACCCGGAGCCCCAACCCGCATGTGGGGTACGGCGGCGGGGGTCCGCACTACTGCCTGGGCACGTTCCTGGCGAAGCAGGAAATAAAGGCGCTCTTCCGGGAGTTGCTGACGAGATCGCCCGAACTGCGCTCCGTGGGCGCGCCGGTGCTGGTGCCGTCGAACTTCGACAACCGGGTCCGCTCGATGCCGTGCGCGTTCGCGGGAGAGCGCTGA
- a CDS encoding DUF5949 family protein, translating to MTFSNTAQGSLQYAPLLGTLTVIPWTGEQSDDERNPPFLLAYSLGDGCDGAEAGQEAMHAVIKEVGLRTGPGLTDVAASPAIPITLLVQAGRAVLTMPYLKAQCAVPPEWEEDARATGAVYFILATQPWPEGIPGRPVSEEALRAFVGDEAVLTGAAHSLVPVSTLRG from the coding sequence ATGACCTTCTCCAACACCGCGCAGGGAAGCCTGCAATATGCCCCTCTGCTCGGCACCCTCACGGTAATTCCCTGGACCGGTGAGCAGTCCGACGACGAGCGCAACCCGCCTTTCCTGCTGGCCTATTCACTCGGCGACGGCTGTGACGGCGCGGAGGCCGGTCAAGAGGCGATGCACGCCGTCATCAAGGAGGTCGGTCTCAGGACCGGCCCGGGGCTGACCGATGTCGCCGCGTCGCCCGCCATCCCGATCACGCTGCTGGTGCAGGCCGGGCGGGCCGTGCTGACCATGCCGTATCTGAAGGCCCAGTGCGCCGTCCCCCCGGAGTGGGAGGAGGACGCCCGCGCGACGGGCGCGGTGTACTTCATCCTCGCCACCCAGCCGTGGCCCGAGGGCATCCCCGGCAGGCCGGTGAGCGAGGAGGCGCTGCGCGCCTTCGTCGGCGACGAGGCGGTGCTGACCGGCGCCGCGCACAGCCTGGTGCCGGTGAGCACCCTGCGAGGCTGA
- a CDS encoding vitamin K epoxide reductase family protein, whose protein sequence is MTTAVSDKAPASGAHRYGDEPAREGRHSAPGVFGAGRVLAWLLVVSGAAGVLASWVITIDKFKLLEDPGFTPGCSLNPVVSCGNIMKSEQASVFGFPNPMLGLAAYGVVVCVGAGLLAGARYRRWFWLGLNAGMLFGVGFCTWLQYQSLYSIGSLCLWCSLAWVATIVMFSYVTTYNVTHRILPAPAGLRTALGEFHWVLPVLWTGIIGMLILTRWWDFWTS, encoded by the coding sequence ATGACAACAGCAGTGAGCGACAAGGCGCCGGCGTCCGGCGCGCACAGGTACGGGGACGAGCCCGCGCGGGAGGGACGGCACAGCGCCCCGGGGGTTTTCGGTGCGGGGCGGGTGCTGGCGTGGTTGTTGGTGGTGTCGGGTGCGGCGGGTGTGCTGGCGTCGTGGGTGATCACGATCGACAAGTTCAAGCTGCTGGAGGATCCGGGTTTCACGCCGGGGTGCAGTCTGAATCCGGTGGTGTCGTGCGGGAACATCATGAAGAGCGAGCAGGCGTCGGTGTTCGGGTTCCCGAATCCGATGCTGGGGCTGGCGGCGTACGGGGTCGTGGTGTGTGTGGGGGCGGGGCTGCTGGCGGGGGCACGCTACCGGCGGTGGTTCTGGCTGGGGCTGAACGCGGGGATGCTCTTCGGTGTCGGCTTCTGTACGTGGCTGCAGTACCAGTCGCTCTACAGCATCGGCTCCCTCTGCCTCTGGTGCTCACTGGCCTGGGTGGCGACGATCGTGATGTTCTCGTACGTCACGACGTACAACGTCACGCACCGGATCCTGCCCGCGCCCGCCGGACTGCGCACCGCGCTGGGGGAGTTCCACTGGGTGCTCCCGGTGCTCTGGACCGGGATCATCGGGATGCTGATCCTGACCCGCTGGTGGGACTTCTGGACCAGCTGA
- a CDS encoding chaplin → MSRIAKAVVLSSAAAAAVVGASGAAIADSGAQGAAVGSPGFLSGNAAQIPVHVPVNVCGNTVGIIGLLNPAFGNTCVNA, encoded by the coding sequence ATGTCGCGTATCGCCAAGGCTGTTGTCCTGTCCTCCGCGGCGGCAGCCGCCGTCGTCGGCGCCTCCGGTGCCGCCATCGCCGACAGCGGCGCCCAGGGCGCGGCTGTCGGTTCCCCGGGTTTCCTCTCCGGCAACGCCGCCCAGATCCCGGTGCACGTGCCCGTGAACGTCTGCGGCAACACCGTCGGCATCATCGGCCTGCTCAACCCGGCCTTCGGCAACACCTGCGTCAACGCCTGA
- a CDS encoding chaplin: MNRVAKSVVMAASSAALLLAGAGMASATGHGGHGSGGSSGASAEGVAANSPGVLSGNLLQIPVHVPVNLCGNTASLAGLLNPTFGNTCVNA; this comes from the coding sequence ATGAACCGAGTCGCCAAGTCCGTAGTCATGGCAGCGTCGAGCGCCGCCCTCCTCCTCGCCGGTGCCGGTATGGCGTCGGCCACCGGTCACGGCGGTCACGGCTCCGGCGGTTCCAGCGGCGCCTCCGCCGAAGGTGTCGCCGCCAACTCCCCGGGCGTCCTCTCCGGCAATCTGCTCCAGATCCCGGTCCACGTCCCGGTCAACCTCTGCGGCAACACGGCCAGCCTCGCCGGCCTGCTCAACCCGACCTTCGGCAACACCTGCGTCAACGCCTGA
- a CDS encoding DUF3344 domain-containing protein, producing MRDCVVHAVRRGLLFAVTATATATAVAVTPAPVSSATAVAAPGVSEVAEDSADGSPDEAARIPFGERYHAVQHGGIVRAANSAITCRTTGRFTPVTPSAASACEAARDSATAANDQYDMFYTDLDEDPSTYNSTRGELRVPAGGKVSYARLYWGGNLRVGEQKPPEDNGRVLIAEPGGAYKEVLSDTLIGRRSADGADAYQASADITPLVRFAGSGMYTVAQINVAMGRTAAGAWGGWTMVVAYERAEDPPRHLVVWDGFEALDAEHPQVRAGLGKLPTPTGAEGTIGVVSYDGDSGAGGESLTAGTGRGNARSIGDRANPAGDVMNSSIADDGINQIKRKPAYKNTLGYDSDIFDLREALVPGGDTMNVSYRTGRDSVWLGAFFVAVDARR from the coding sequence ATGCGCGATTGCGTGGTTCATGCTGTAAGGAGGGGTCTGCTGTTCGCCGTGACGGCGACGGCGACGGCGACCGCCGTCGCAGTGACTCCGGCCCCGGTTTCGTCGGCAACTGCCGTGGCAGCGCCGGGGGTTTCGGAGGTCGCGGAGGATTCCGCGGACGGGTCCCCGGACGAGGCGGCCCGCATTCCGTTCGGCGAGCGTTATCACGCCGTCCAGCACGGCGGGATCGTCCGGGCCGCCAACTCGGCCATCACCTGCCGCACCACGGGCCGGTTCACCCCGGTCACCCCATCCGCCGCATCGGCCTGCGAAGCCGCACGGGACAGCGCCACGGCGGCCAACGACCAGTACGACATGTTCTACACGGACCTCGACGAGGACCCGAGCACCTACAACTCGACCCGGGGCGAACTGCGCGTACCGGCCGGCGGCAAGGTGAGCTACGCGCGGCTCTACTGGGGCGGCAACCTCCGTGTCGGTGAGCAGAAGCCGCCGGAGGACAACGGCCGCGTGCTGATCGCCGAACCCGGCGGCGCGTACAAGGAAGTCCTGTCCGACACGCTGATCGGCCGCCGTTCGGCCGACGGCGCCGATGCCTACCAGGCGTCGGCGGACATCACACCGCTGGTGCGGTTCGCCGGTTCGGGCATGTACACGGTGGCGCAGATCAATGTCGCCATGGGCCGGACGGCGGCAGGCGCGTGGGGCGGCTGGACGATGGTCGTCGCGTACGAGAGGGCCGAGGACCCGCCGCGTCATCTGGTGGTGTGGGACGGCTTCGAGGCGCTCGACGCGGAGCATCCGCAGGTGCGGGCCGGGCTCGGGAAGCTGCCTACGCCGACCGGCGCGGAGGGCACCATCGGGGTCGTCTCGTACGACGGGGACTCCGGGGCGGGCGGTGAATCACTGACCGCCGGGACAGGGCGCGGGAATGCTCGTTCGATCGGCGACAGGGCCAATCCGGCTGGCGATGTGATGAATTCAAGCATCGCAGATGACGGTATCAATCAGATAAAACGAAAACCCGCTTACAAGAACACTCTCGGATATGACTCGGATATCTTCGACCTGCGCGAAGCACTGGTCCCGGGAGGCGACACTATGAACGTCAGTTACCGGACCGGGCGAGACTCGGTCTGGCTCGGCGCGTTTTTCGTCGCGGTGGACGCGCGGCGCTGA
- a CDS encoding glycosyltransferase, protein MRPPTRRPGPGFTVLHLVQPVDGGVARVVADLVQAQVTAGMRVVVACPERGQLGPDAAALGAETEIWDATRDPGFGLPAEIRRVAELVGRIRPDVVHAHSAKAGFAGRLAVRGRVPTVFQPHAWSFEAVSGTTAALARGWERLAARWTARVVCVSEAERGRGERAGVRAPWSVVHNGVDADRFRPAGTTGPLASTAAARAALPRLAELPPDTPLVACVGRICRQKGQDILLRAWPLVLDTVPEARLVLVGDGPDAERLRAGAPPSVLFAGAVRDTAPWYRAADLVVLPSRWEGMAVAPLEAMASGRAVLLSDVDGARESLPPAQRAHCLTPPEDHSATAKAITALLRDRALREDFGRQGHEHVRSTYDVRQTTRAIADVYRDVVAVPRSERREAISQ, encoded by the coding sequence GTGCGCCCACCAACGCGCAGACCCGGTCCCGGCTTTACGGTGCTCCATCTCGTCCAACCGGTCGACGGAGGAGTGGCCCGCGTCGTCGCGGATCTCGTCCAGGCACAGGTCACCGCCGGAATGCGGGTCGTCGTCGCCTGCCCCGAACGGGGGCAACTCGGGCCCGACGCCGCCGCGCTGGGCGCCGAGACCGAGATCTGGGACGCCACCCGCGACCCCGGCTTCGGACTGCCCGCCGAGATCCGCCGGGTCGCCGAACTGGTCGGGCGGATCCGGCCCGACGTGGTGCACGCGCACAGCGCGAAGGCGGGCTTCGCAGGGCGCCTGGCCGTACGGGGACGTGTCCCGACCGTGTTCCAGCCGCACGCCTGGTCGTTCGAGGCCGTCAGCGGTACGACCGCGGCCCTCGCCCGGGGCTGGGAGCGGCTGGCCGCCCGCTGGACCGCGCGCGTCGTCTGCGTGAGCGAGGCCGAACGGGGCAGGGGCGAGCGCGCCGGGGTACGGGCGCCCTGGTCCGTCGTCCACAACGGCGTCGACGCCGACCGCTTCCGCCCGGCCGGCACCACCGGCCCCCTCGCATCCACGGCCGCCGCCCGCGCCGCGCTTCCCCGGCTGGCCGAACTCCCCCCGGACACACCCCTCGTCGCGTGCGTCGGCCGGATCTGCCGCCAGAAGGGCCAGGACATCCTGCTGCGGGCCTGGCCACTGGTACTCGACACGGTGCCGGAGGCCCGCCTCGTGCTCGTCGGCGACGGCCCCGACGCCGAGCGGCTGCGCGCGGGCGCCCCGCCGTCGGTGCTCTTCGCCGGGGCCGTACGGGACACCGCGCCCTGGTACCGCGCCGCCGACCTCGTCGTACTGCCCTCCCGCTGGGAGGGCATGGCGGTCGCGCCGCTCGAAGCCATGGCCAGCGGTCGGGCCGTACTGCTCAGCGACGTGGACGGGGCCCGCGAGAGCCTGCCGCCCGCCCAGCGGGCGCACTGTCTGACCCCGCCCGAGGACCACTCCGCCACCGCGAAGGCGATCACCGCGCTGCTGCGCGACCGGGCGCTGCGGGAGGACTTCGGCCGCCAGGGCCACGAGCACGTACGCAGCACCTACGACGTACGGCAGACCACCAGGGCCATCGCGGACGTGTACCGCGACGTGGTCGCGGTGCCGCGTTCCGAGCGCAGGGAGGCGATCTCCCAGTGA
- a CDS encoding sugar transferase translates to MTTESTSVPAPSGRGSTGHPAAAGAGPLSKEPGSPGPGTLTGPGGVTFTATGLRPLGFVPMGPQQDGADRVALPPRRRTAAPLRFALPLIAADWTGALLGTAVLDSAQHHLALIVPLMACVAVLNTYAGLYRRSGPRTALDELPALGARILIAWCTAAALLAALFPGHTLSLTALMAGSTTQLVVACFGRALVHGYQRHTARSRLTSALVVGAGPAPRRLAGLLARHPVYGLVPVGIVAPAHGDRTGDRTTDPQGEECPSEEYPAEADTDADILVPVLPVLSTIEEIHRAVIQNGVRHAVFLDDTRGGTIPGAEADRTGLVALFHEYGCATWFIGGIGGAGVGGAMSQHLWGFTCRRVPAPTARRGTLAKRLLDIAVAAPILLAISPVLLACALAVRFLDGPGVLFRQERIGQHGRPFTLLKFRTLRPADDHEAATRWSVANDRRMSPVGHLLRRTSMDELPQIWNVLRGDMSLVGPRPERPFFVANFSKTHPGYAARHRMPVGITGLAQVHGLRGDTSIEDRSRFDNHYIDHWSLWQDVCIIIRTALSLVRPAGS, encoded by the coding sequence GTGACCACGGAAAGCACCAGCGTCCCCGCTCCCTCCGGGCGCGGATCGACAGGCCACCCGGCGGCGGCGGGCGCCGGACCGCTGAGCAAGGAACCCGGCAGCCCCGGCCCCGGCACGCTCACAGGGCCCGGCGGAGTGACCTTCACCGCCACCGGCCTGCGGCCGCTCGGGTTCGTCCCGATGGGACCGCAGCAGGACGGGGCCGACCGTGTCGCGCTCCCGCCCCGCCGCCGTACGGCCGCGCCCCTGCGCTTCGCGCTGCCGCTCATCGCCGCCGACTGGACGGGGGCCCTGCTGGGCACTGCCGTACTCGACTCCGCACAGCATCACCTGGCGCTGATCGTGCCGCTCATGGCGTGCGTCGCCGTCCTCAACACGTACGCCGGGCTCTACCGCCGGTCGGGACCGCGCACCGCACTGGACGAACTCCCCGCACTGGGCGCGCGCATCCTCATCGCGTGGTGCACCGCCGCCGCACTGCTGGCCGCTCTCTTTCCCGGGCACACGCTGAGCCTCACCGCTCTCATGGCCGGCAGCACCACCCAGTTAGTCGTCGCCTGCTTCGGCCGGGCCCTCGTCCACGGCTACCAGCGGCACACGGCGCGCAGCCGGCTCACCTCCGCACTGGTCGTGGGCGCGGGCCCGGCGCCACGGCGGCTCGCCGGGCTGCTCGCCCGGCACCCCGTCTACGGCCTGGTGCCCGTCGGCATCGTCGCCCCCGCCCACGGCGACCGGACCGGCGACCGGACCACTGACCCGCAAGGCGAGGAGTGCCCGTCCGAGGAGTACCCCGCCGAGGCCGACACCGACGCCGACATCCTCGTTCCCGTGCTCCCCGTGCTGAGCACCATCGAGGAGATCCACCGCGCCGTCATCCAGAACGGTGTCCGGCACGCGGTCTTCCTCGACGACACCAGGGGCGGCACGATCCCCGGCGCCGAGGCCGACCGGACCGGGCTCGTCGCGCTCTTCCACGAGTACGGCTGCGCCACCTGGTTCATCGGCGGAATCGGCGGAGCCGGGGTCGGCGGCGCCATGTCGCAGCACCTCTGGGGCTTCACCTGCCGCCGCGTCCCCGCACCCACCGCGCGCCGCGGCACCCTCGCCAAGCGCCTGCTCGACATCGCCGTCGCGGCCCCCATCCTGCTCGCGATCTCACCGGTGCTGCTGGCGTGCGCGCTCGCCGTACGGTTCCTCGACGGCCCCGGGGTGCTGTTCCGCCAGGAACGCATCGGACAGCACGGCCGCCCCTTCACCCTGCTGAAGTTCCGCACCCTGCGCCCGGCCGACGACCACGAGGCGGCCACCCGCTGGTCCGTCGCCAACGACCGGCGGATGAGCCCGGTGGGCCATCTCCTGCGCCGTACGTCGATGGACGAACTGCCGCAGATCTGGAACGTCCTGCGGGGCGACATGAGCCTCGTCGGCCCCCGCCCCGAACGCCCCTTCTTCGTCGCCAACTTCAGCAAGACCCATCCGGGCTACGCGGCACGCCACCGGATGCCCGTCGGTATCACCGGTCTCGCGCAGGTCCACGGGCTGCGCGGGGACACCTCCATCGAGGACCGCTCCCGATTCGACAACCACTACATCGACCACTGGTCGTTGTGGCAGGACGTGTGCATCATCATCCGAACCGCCCTCTCCCTCGTACGCCCGGCGGGGAGCTGA